Proteins encoded together in one candidate division WOR-3 bacterium window:
- the murG gene encoding undecaprenyldiphospho-muramoylpentapeptide beta-N-acetylglucosaminyltransferase — MKRVLIVAGGTGGHIFPALALARELVRREIEVVWVGRPEGIERDIVAKAGYDFAPVVASKFSGTGIGDKLVSLVRLIQGFFQSVKLLTKLQPDALVGGGGFVSAPVLLAALLQGRQFFLLEQNRIPGKVTRFFAPYARESFLAFPPEKPFPGRFTVTGTPLRDEIISGERKDDGKTVLILGGSQGARVLNLAALDTAAALSNLNFIVLTGKRDYETIRALVRSANCELVEWTDHPEELYRRATIAVSRAGGMVTSELLVFGIPMILIPFPGAADRHQDANARYLSSMGAAIVLEQTQISGLTSLVRTLMADEKRRRDMERNARALAKPAAAEEIAERIERCLVD, encoded by the coding sequence GTGAAGAGAGTGTTAATCGTCGCGGGTGGCACCGGTGGCCATATCTTTCCGGCGCTCGCCCTCGCCCGTGAATTGGTGCGGCGCGAGATAGAAGTGGTTTGGGTCGGACGACCGGAAGGTATCGAGCGAGATATTGTGGCAAAGGCTGGTTATGATTTTGCACCGGTGGTCGCGAGCAAATTTTCCGGGACGGGTATTGGAGATAAACTTGTGAGCCTGGTGCGATTAATACAGGGTTTTTTTCAGAGTGTGAAATTATTGACGAAGTTACAACCTGATGCGCTTGTTGGGGGTGGTGGGTTTGTTTCAGCTCCGGTTCTACTTGCCGCCCTGCTCCAGGGGAGGCAGTTTTTTCTCCTAGAGCAGAATCGAATCCCGGGTAAAGTGACGAGATTTTTTGCGCCCTATGCCCGGGAGTCGTTTCTTGCTTTTCCACCGGAAAAGCCTTTTCCCGGCCGTTTTACCGTAACGGGGACTCCTTTGCGCGATGAAATTATTTCTGGTGAACGAAAGGACGATGGCAAGACGGTTCTTATCCTGGGAGGTAGTCAGGGCGCGCGGGTGTTGAATCTTGCGGCACTTGATACTGCAGCAGCATTGAGTAATCTCAATTTTATCGTCCTTACCGGTAAACGTGACTACGAAACAATAAGAGCACTTGTGCGGTCAGCCAATTGTGAACTTGTTGAATGGACAGACCACCCGGAAGAACTTTACCGTCGGGCGACAATCGCTGTGTCTCGGGCCGGTGGTATGGTGACAAGTGAGTTGCTTGTTTTTGGAATTCCGATGATTTTGATTCCTTTTCCCGGTGCGGCGGACCGGCATCAGGACGCGAATGCACGGTATCTTTCTTCAATGGGTGCGGCGATTGTTCTTGAGCAGACCCAGATTTCCGGATTAACAAGTTTGGTGCGAACCTTGATGGCGGATGAAAAGCGGCGACGGGACATGGAGCGAAATGCACGAGCACTGGCGAAGCCGGCAGCAGCAGAGGAAATTGCCGAAAGGATTGAGCGGTGTTTGGTAGATTAA
- the murD gene encoding UDP-N-acetylmuramoyl-L-alanine--D-glutamate ligase, giving the protein MAKNKSPMPCFYSDRHLALSALKEKRILVLGLGRAGRAVSGFLTKSGAVVYASDDNEQVWNEPAIKKLSKAGLKRWRHQKVDLVVVSPGVPEVHPVVQFFYKHNVPIVDELDFASCFLPGTVIAVTGTNGKSTTTALIATMLKSDKKQVFVGGNIAPGKPLSTALSMRPKEFYCVEVSSFQLERAKYLAPRIAVVLNVSPDHLDRHQTLNSYIEAKARIFARQRENDWAVLNYDDPRVRSMIKHCRATKLFFSSVNQVNGTFLSGGWIYFNNEPVVPVREIRIPGKHNVENALAAVCVARILGVSSKAIRLALRTFRGLEHRLEPVKRVNGVLYVNNSMCTNPQAGVRSIEAFKKKVILIAGGKEKGTKADDYLKAMSRHAKWVVLLGENSTMLGLKLARLGFKRFEFARTMHEAVRRAAARAANGDIVLFSPGFASFDMFRNFQERGKAFKNAVGKLGKA; this is encoded by the coding sequence ATGGCGAAAAATAAATCTCCGATGCCGTGTTTTTATTCAGACCGGCATCTGGCTTTGAGCGCGCTGAAAGAGAAACGAATTCTTGTGCTTGGCTTGGGCCGGGCGGGAAGGGCGGTAAGCGGATTTCTTACTAAATCCGGGGCTGTAGTTTACGCCAGTGACGACAATGAGCAGGTATGGAATGAACCGGCGATAAAGAAGTTGAGCAAAGCGGGTTTGAAGAGGTGGCGGCATCAGAAGGTCGATTTGGTTGTTGTCAGCCCTGGCGTGCCAGAAGTACATCCGGTTGTGCAATTTTTCTACAAGCATAATGTTCCAATTGTCGATGAACTTGACTTCGCAAGCTGTTTTTTGCCCGGAACGGTGATTGCGGTTACGGGAACCAATGGTAAGTCAACAACAACCGCATTGATTGCCACGATGCTTAAGTCAGACAAGAAACAGGTTTTCGTGGGTGGGAATATCGCACCGGGCAAACCGCTTTCAACCGCCCTGAGTATGAGACCCAAGGAGTTTTACTGCGTTGAGGTGTCGAGTTTTCAGCTGGAACGGGCAAAGTATTTAGCACCGAGGATTGCGGTAGTGTTGAATGTCAGTCCCGACCATCTTGACCGTCACCAGACGCTAAACAGTTATATTGAAGCCAAGGCACGGATTTTTGCCCGACAGCGGGAGAACGATTGGGCGGTACTCAATTATGATGATCCAAGGGTGCGTTCAATGATTAAACATTGTCGGGCAACAAAGTTGTTTTTCTCGTCCGTAAATCAGGTTAACGGAACATTCCTTTCTGGGGGCTGGATTTACTTTAACAATGAACCGGTGGTGCCGGTAAGGGAGATCAGGATACCGGGAAAACACAATGTTGAAAACGCGCTGGCGGCGGTGTGTGTGGCGCGGATTTTAGGGGTTTCTTCAAAGGCGATCAGGCTGGCATTAAGGACTTTCAGGGGACTAGAGCATCGACTTGAGCCGGTAAAAAGAGTTAATGGGGTTCTTTATGTAAATAATTCGATGTGCACAAACCCACAGGCTGGTGTGAGGTCAATAGAAGCTTTTAAAAAGAAGGTCATTTTGATTGCCGGTGGAAAGGAAAAGGGGACAAAAGCAGATGACTATCTGAAAGCGATGAGTAGACATGCGAAGTGGGTAGTTCTTTTAGGTGAAAACAGCACTATGCTTGGCTTAAAACTTGCCCGTTTAGGTTTCAAACGTTTTGAATTCGCCCGGACAATGCACGAGGCGGTTCGTCGGGCAGCAGCAAGGGCTGCAAACGGCGACATCGTGCTTTTTTCACCTGGGTTTGCCAGTTTTGATATGTTCCGTAATTTTCAGGAACGGGGAAAGGCGTTTAAAAATGCGGTCGGGAAATTGGGAAAGGCCTAA
- a CDS encoding UDP-N-acetylmuramoyl-L-alanyl-D-glutamate--2,6-diaminopimelate ligase: protein MNRVKKLSEIVRGVPCEIKGNSEVEVKGIAYHSAEVKPGFLFVAIDGFKVSGREFIDDAVHRGAVAVASVDVRDVKKGWVTAIGTKFPRRFLAQAANRFYDFPARKLSLVGVTGTNGKTTTCFMIRSVCRQLGFEPGFIGTIEHFDGEERKPANQTTPESLDFVRMLARMVENGVPVCIAEVSSHSLELDRVFDLDFRVAVFTNLSQDHLDFHRTMDNYKKAKMKLFESLTPRSFAVVNFDDRVGREIPYLTRAKVISFGTIGGGEPQPDISGIVTAVQAEGTRCEVRIDGRVVPVALQIPGRHNLLNLLATFGVAKAMKWEPEVVAEGVSKLERVPGRLEAVPNRLGFSVFVDYAHTPDALQRVLETAREWTKGRVIVVFGCGGDRDRGKRPLMGRVAVQRADIVVITSDNPRSEDPKQIIAEILQGIGTPGPNVIVEVDRQEAIRLALKRAQKGDTVIVAGKGHEDYQIVGKEKVYFDDRAVVRKFLKEIE from the coding sequence ATGAATCGGGTAAAGAAACTTTCTGAGATTGTACGCGGCGTTCCTTGCGAAATCAAGGGCAATTCTGAGGTGGAAGTGAAAGGTATCGCCTACCATTCGGCGGAGGTCAAGCCGGGCTTTTTGTTTGTGGCAATTGACGGGTTTAAAGTCTCGGGCCGCGAGTTTATTGACGATGCGGTGCATCGGGGTGCGGTTGCGGTAGCATCAGTTGATGTGCGGGATGTGAAAAAGGGGTGGGTGACGGCGATTGGCACGAAGTTTCCAAGGCGGTTTCTTGCTCAGGCGGCGAATCGGTTTTACGATTTTCCGGCTCGGAAGTTAAGTCTGGTTGGCGTCACCGGGACAAATGGAAAGACGACAACCTGTTTTATGATCCGTTCTGTTTGCCGGCAACTGGGTTTTGAACCGGGATTTATTGGCACGATTGAGCATTTTGATGGTGAAGAGCGAAAGCCGGCGAATCAAACTACCCCCGAGAGTCTCGATTTTGTTAGGATGCTTGCCCGAATGGTTGAAAATGGTGTTCCGGTGTGCATTGCCGAGGTTTCATCGCACTCACTCGAACTGGACCGGGTTTTTGACCTTGATTTCCGGGTGGCGGTTTTCACCAATTTATCCCAGGACCATCTTGATTTTCACCGCACTATGGACAATTACAAGAAGGCAAAGATGAAACTTTTTGAAAGTCTAACACCAAGGTCGTTTGCGGTAGTCAATTTTGATGACCGCGTTGGCAGGGAGATACCATACTTGACCAGGGCGAAGGTCATTTCGTTTGGAACAATTGGTGGTGGAGAACCGCAGCCGGACATCTCCGGTATAGTAACGGCGGTACAAGCCGAAGGGACTCGATGCGAAGTGCGGATAGATGGTAGAGTAGTGCCGGTTGCGCTTCAGATTCCTGGTCGGCATAATCTTTTGAACCTTTTGGCGACCTTTGGGGTTGCTAAGGCGATGAAATGGGAGCCCGAGGTGGTGGCGGAAGGTGTGAGTAAACTGGAAAGGGTACCGGGGAGATTGGAAGCGGTACCGAACAGATTGGGTTTTTCTGTTTTTGTGGATTATGCCCATACGCCGGATGCGTTGCAACGGGTGCTGGAAACAGCACGGGAGTGGACAAAAGGAAGGGTCATCGTGGTTTTCGGTTGCGGTGGCGACCGAGACCGGGGAAAAAGGCCCTTGATGGGCAGGGTTGCAGTTCAGCGCGCGGACATAGTGGTGATTACCTCTGATAACCCAAGGAGTGAGGACCCAAAACAGATAATCGCTGAAATTTTGCAGGGTATAGGAACTCCTGGTCCTAATGTAATTGTTGAAGTTGATCGGCAAGAGGCGATTCGTCTGGCACTGAAGCGGGCGCAGAAAGGTGATACGGTGATTGTTGCCGGTAAAGGGCATGAGGATTATCAGATTGTTGGCAAGGAGAAGGTTTACTTTGATGACCGGGCGGTGGTGCGCAAGTTTTTGAAGGAGATTGAGTAG
- the murB gene encoding UDP-N-acetylmuramate dehydrogenase — protein sequence MREWQAKLVRVFEGSDAVLKFDEPLARWTSFRIGGPADVFVVVNDERQLATLRRWTNEHKVKMSILGLGSNVVVSDQGLRGVVVKLKGGFERIAVIGREKDGGVLISAGAGALLDRVAEFAEEQGLTGAGFLAGIPGTVGGGLLSNAGAFGHCLGEIVIKVRVMDNSGTFRVLEKAELHNEYRSPIIERSFVAVDAVLRLLPGREKQSVRMIRESRWQKHPKEPSAGSFFKNPAVDAPAGVLIERCRLKGVRVGGAQVSEKHANFIINVGGARFADVYELAQMIKAVVEEETEIKLKEEVQWLPRFEGQEGGEIDE from the coding sequence GTGAGGGAGTGGCAAGCAAAATTGGTGCGAGTTTTTGAGGGTAGTGATGCGGTACTGAAGTTTGATGAACCACTCGCTCGCTGGACCAGTTTTCGGATTGGTGGCCCTGCTGATGTTTTTGTCGTTGTGAATGATGAAAGACAGTTAGCGACGTTAAGACGCTGGACCAATGAACATAAGGTAAAGATGAGCATTCTCGGTCTGGGGAGCAATGTAGTGGTTTCGGACCAGGGTCTGAGAGGAGTGGTGGTAAAGTTGAAGGGCGGTTTCGAACGGATTGCGGTTATTGGTAGGGAAAAAGACGGCGGGGTGCTAATCAGTGCAGGAGCCGGTGCCCTACTCGACCGGGTTGCGGAATTTGCTGAGGAACAAGGGCTAACAGGAGCTGGGTTTCTGGCGGGAATTCCTGGGACTGTAGGAGGGGGGCTACTGAGTAACGCAGGTGCGTTTGGTCATTGTTTAGGTGAAATCGTTATCAAGGTGAGGGTAATGGATAATTCAGGAACATTTCGAGTGCTGGAGAAGGCGGAATTACATAATGAGTATCGCAGTCCGATAATAGAGCGCTCGTTCGTTGCAGTTGATGCGGTGCTCCGGCTGTTACCAGGGCGTGAGAAACAAAGTGTGCGGATGATTCGGGAGAGTCGCTGGCAGAAGCATCCCAAGGAACCCTCAGCTGGTTCTTTTTTTAAAAATCCGGCAGTTGATGCCCCGGCGGGAGTTTTGATTGAGCGGTGCCGGTTGAAAGGGGTCCGGGTTGGAGGGGCACAGGTTTCCGAAAAACACGCCAATTTTATTATCAATGTTGGAGGGGCAAGGTTTGCTGATGTTTATGAGCTGGCGCAGATGATTAAGGCGGTGGTTGAGGAAGAGACGGAAATTAAACTAAAAGAGGAGGTTCAGTGGCTGCCGCGGTTTGAAGGGCAGGAAGGAGGGGAAATTGACGAGTAA
- the murC gene encoding UDP-N-acetylmuramate--L-alanine ligase, producing MFGRLKRIHFVGIGGSGMSGIALVLKNLGFEISGSDLKESEVLNRLRQSGIKVCIGHDAANCGDAQVVVYSTAIKEDNPELMAARANGIPVIRRAEMLAELMRLKFSIAISGSHGKTTTTSLVTHILTRAGLDPTAVIGGIIMGADAGARLGQSEYLVAEADESDRSFLFLYPTIAVVTNIEPEHLDFYRDLTDLKREFVRFVNRVPFYGSVILGVDCPAVRAIRSRVMRRIVTYAIDNPADFQAKDVQLYRWTSAFSLLYGGKEVGRFSLGMAGRHNIQNALAAIAVSVELGIDFKTIEQALATFSGVHRRLEKKGEEGGVVVYDDYGHHPTEIKVTVETLRHAYPEARILVVFQPHRYTRTKFLAEEFGTSFDSADEVIITGIYGAGEAALPGVDERLIIDAVKRKSRTGLVVHHIPDLNSVPEFLRLRLQRNDVVLTLGAGSITYLAKEILQKLKEGLGKQQAASRECNK from the coding sequence GTGTTTGGTAGATTAAAACGGATTCACTTTGTCGGCATCGGCGGCAGTGGTATGTCAGGAATTGCCCTGGTTTTGAAGAATTTAGGATTTGAGATCTCGGGGTCAGATTTGAAGGAAAGCGAGGTTTTAAACCGGTTACGGCAGTCAGGAATAAAGGTTTGTATTGGACATGATGCGGCAAACTGTGGTGACGCTCAAGTGGTAGTTTACTCAACAGCAATAAAGGAAGATAACCCAGAATTAATGGCAGCACGCGCAAATGGAATTCCGGTAATCAGACGGGCAGAGATGCTGGCAGAGTTGATGCGCTTGAAGTTCTCAATTGCAATTTCCGGTAGTCACGGAAAGACGACGACAACCTCTCTTGTTACTCATATTCTCACGCGGGCGGGTTTAGACCCAACCGCGGTTATTGGCGGCATCATTATGGGGGCAGATGCTGGTGCACGACTGGGCCAGTCGGAATATCTGGTTGCGGAAGCGGATGAGAGTGATCGGTCATTTCTTTTCCTTTACCCGACGATTGCAGTCGTGACCAACATTGAACCCGAGCACCTTGATTTTTACCGTGACCTAACAGACCTAAAACGAGAATTTGTCCGATTCGTTAATCGGGTGCCGTTTTATGGTTCTGTGATTCTCGGTGTGGATTGCCCGGCGGTACGAGCGATTCGCTCGCGGGTAATGCGCCGAATAGTGACCTACGCCATTGATAATCCAGCAGATTTTCAGGCAAAAGATGTTCAACTTTATCGCTGGACTTCGGCATTTTCATTACTTTATGGTGGTAAAGAGGTAGGCCGGTTCAGTTTAGGTATGGCGGGCAGGCACAACATTCAAAATGCCTTAGCCGCAATTGCCGTAAGTGTAGAGCTGGGAATAGATTTTAAGACAATTGAACAAGCCCTCGCGACATTTTCTGGGGTTCATCGACGGCTGGAAAAAAAGGGGGAAGAAGGTGGGGTTGTTGTTTACGATGATTATGGGCACCATCCAACCGAAATTAAGGTAACAGTTGAGACTTTACGTCACGCCTATCCCGAGGCAAGGATACTGGTCGTTTTTCAACCCCATCGTTACACCAGAACAAAGTTTCTTGCTGAGGAGTTTGGAACGAGTTTTGACAGTGCTGACGAGGTGATTATCACGGGAATTTATGGGGCAGGTGAGGCGGCGCTGCCCGGTGTTGATGAGCGATTGATAATTGATGCGGTGAAAAGAAAGAGCCGAACGGGGTTAGTTGTCCATCATATTCCGGATTTGAATTCGGTCCCGGAGTTTCTACGGTTACGGTTGCAGCGTAATGATGTGGTTTTGACATTGGGGGCAGGAAGTATTACGTACTTGGCTAAAGAGATTTTGCAGAAGTTGAAAGAAGGTTTGGGCAAGCAGCAAGCGGCGAGCCGGGAGTGTAACAAGTGA
- the mraY gene encoding phospho-N-acetylmuramoyl-pentapeptide-transferase, translating into MLYHWLTSLQPYFSPLNLFRYITFRAAIAGALSIILTLAIGKPLIRLVKRLQIGQNIREEVPERHKAKAGTPTMGGVLMLLSAIIGVVLFGDLTNRGIQLGLGVLVALGLLGLWDDYVKVRGGRARGINKRTKLLFQFIVALGVGAILYFVPADPATKTKTNFLLLKNVVVDFGIFYIPLVMFIIVATSNAVNLSDGLDGLAAGLLSVAFAAYTVLSYVSGHSKIAQYLNIQYVPASGEMTVFCFALTGACLGFLWFNCYPAEIFMGDTGSLPLGGALALVAVLSKHELLLPLVGGVFVLEAATTLLQIVFFHATGGKRIFKMTPLHHHYELEGWAEPKIVTRFMILAVLCSMMAVASLKVR; encoded by the coding sequence GTGCTTTACCATTGGTTAACATCACTCCAACCATATTTTAGCCCCTTAAATTTATTTCGTTACATCACCTTCCGGGCGGCAATAGCCGGTGCTTTATCAATCATACTTACACTGGCAATTGGCAAACCATTGATCAGGTTGGTAAAGCGGTTGCAGATAGGACAGAATATCCGGGAGGAAGTGCCCGAACGTCATAAAGCAAAAGCGGGTACGCCCACGATGGGTGGGGTTTTGATGCTTTTATCGGCAATAATCGGCGTGGTACTGTTTGGTGACCTGACAAATCGCGGTATTCAACTCGGGCTGGGTGTACTTGTGGCACTGGGGCTTTTGGGGTTATGGGATGACTACGTGAAAGTTCGGGGTGGCAGGGCGCGGGGCATCAATAAGAGGACAAAGTTGCTGTTTCAGTTTATCGTTGCCCTTGGGGTGGGCGCGATACTGTATTTCGTTCCTGCTGACCCGGCAACGAAGACAAAAACCAATTTTCTTTTGCTAAAAAATGTTGTGGTGGATTTTGGAATTTTCTATATTCCGCTGGTGATGTTTATCATCGTTGCGACATCAAATGCCGTTAATCTCAGCGACGGCCTCGACGGGCTTGCGGCCGGGTTGTTATCGGTTGCCTTTGCCGCTTATACGGTGCTCTCTTATGTTTCCGGGCACAGCAAAATTGCGCAGTATTTGAATATCCAGTATGTCCCGGCGAGTGGAGAAATGACGGTGTTCTGTTTCGCCCTTACCGGTGCCTGTCTCGGATTTCTCTGGTTTAACTGTTACCCGGCGGAAATCTTTATGGGTGATACCGGTTCATTGCCGCTTGGTGGTGCACTGGCACTGGTTGCGGTTTTGTCTAAACATGAACTGCTCTTGCCGTTGGTTGGCGGCGTTTTTGTCCTTGAGGCGGCGACAACGCTGTTACAGATTGTTTTCTTCCACGCTACCGGGGGCAAGCGAATTTTCAAGATGACACCGTTGCACCACCATTATGAACTTGAAGGCTGGGCGGAACCAAAGATTGTAACTCGTTTTATGATTCTGGCGGTACTCTGCAGTATGATGGCGGTGGCAAGTTTAAAGGTGCGGTGA
- a CDS encoding FtsW/RodA/SpoVE family cell cycle protein, which translates to MRSGNWERPKANGVLVASSFANATAERPNATIDYMLLSVVITLTLLGVVMVYASTYHRGFQYLKWQFLRAILGILALWVGTKLNIFRLARPGVRLFLLLLTIGALIATLFFGELVGVTKRNILGAVQPAEFAKFVVIIWLAGYFAELNDSGDKPTFVNSFLKPGLVVMVIVMLTLLQPAVGTSFIIALSSGIMFIVAGVRWRYLFVAGVTVGLLIAIGSLMLPKLRDSKYRYIVERWDKFRTGDRYQQEQALIALGSGGPVGRGLGEGRQKYYFLPKLHKDFIFCAIGEEMGFLGCFGVMVLYLIFFLRSLRIAKRTTSEFGQLLACGIGVVIILYAFVHQAVALSIIPTTGQPLPFISYGGSALMANLFGAGIVLKVSKYRRNGSEESVNRRGWHRWPYLSGARPRP; encoded by the coding sequence ATGCGGTCGGGAAATTGGGAAAGGCCTAAAGCCAACGGCGTACTGGTCGCCAGTTCCTTTGCCAACGCGACCGCCGAGCGGCCCAATGCAACTATTGATTACATGCTGTTATCGGTGGTGATTACCTTGACGCTTCTTGGTGTGGTGATGGTTTATGCCTCAACTTATCACCGGGGGTTTCAATATCTTAAGTGGCAGTTTTTAAGAGCGATACTTGGTATCTTGGCGTTGTGGGTAGGAACAAAGTTAAATATCTTTCGGCTTGCCCGGCCTGGAGTACGACTGTTTTTACTACTGTTGACCATTGGGGCACTAATTGCAACACTGTTTTTCGGCGAACTTGTCGGCGTCACCAAACGTAACATCTTGGGCGCGGTGCAACCAGCAGAGTTCGCAAAGTTTGTGGTGATTATCTGGCTTGCTGGGTATTTTGCCGAGCTCAATGATTCCGGGGATAAACCAACCTTCGTGAACTCTTTTTTAAAGCCGGGGTTGGTGGTTATGGTGATTGTAATGTTGACCCTGTTGCAGCCCGCAGTCGGGACAAGTTTTATTATTGCTCTTTCAAGCGGCATTATGTTTATCGTGGCGGGAGTAAGATGGCGCTATCTGTTTGTCGCTGGGGTGACGGTTGGTTTGCTGATAGCAATCGGGTCGCTGATGTTGCCTAAATTGCGGGACAGTAAGTACCGCTATATCGTTGAACGATGGGATAAGTTCCGTACCGGCGACCGGTATCAACAAGAACAGGCGTTGATTGCACTTGGTTCGGGAGGGCCAGTGGGACGCGGGCTTGGTGAGGGTCGTCAGAAATACTATTTTTTGCCCAAGTTGCACAAAGATTTTATCTTCTGTGCAATCGGAGAAGAAATGGGTTTTCTGGGTTGTTTTGGGGTAATGGTGCTATATCTGATATTTTTTCTGCGGAGTTTACGCATCGCCAAACGGACCACGAGTGAATTCGGGCAGCTTCTGGCATGCGGTATCGGCGTTGTGATTATTCTCTATGCCTTTGTTCATCAGGCGGTGGCGTTGAGCATTATCCCAACAACCGGTCAACCTTTACCGTTTATTTCGTATGGTGGTTCGGCGTTGATGGCAAACCTTTTTGGTGCGGGAATTGTTTTAAAAGTTTCCAAGTACCGGAGAAATGGAAGTGAAGAGAGTGTTAATCGTCGCGGGTGGCACCGGTGGCCATATCTTTCCGGCGCTCGCCCTCGCCCGTGA
- a CDS encoding penicillin-binding protein 2: MTSPKKRSKIVEIVVLLVWGGLVYRLIGVQIVRWRFYEREASRLHFSRVELLGERGKIYDRKGRLLTLNRSTCSIRVLPQWVRDKDTLAQIFAEFGLGTYSENRRLLDEHKRLFWFRRRVDFALGDSLRSVLVRRRFRNAVLVENDYQRVYPYGEVCADVVGFVGAEGGLAGIEWEFERVLRGEPGWIMMQKDALGFAYPSPGYPRKEPKPGKDIHLTIDADMQEICYRVLEKGVIQTGAKQGSVVVLDARTGAIRAMVDYPGYNPNKFSDFSKNLYKAIAVADQFEPGSSFKIVIGAAALEDSHPERFTNRVYDVSSGYIEIGKKKIKDVHPNGVLSFDSVFINSSNPACALMSFEIDPELFYSVARRLGFGEKVGIGLPDEASGQLDSPRRLRSRLRLATISFGQGVTVTLLQMAAAYLCIANDGLYLKPYLIEGLANGFAGKKDGGGMAIRQALKRSTAKRMKDILERVVTNGTGKLAAIPGVAVCGKTGTAQKVEPWGGYSNTRSLMSFVGFFPKDNPQFVIAVMIDEPKTVRFAAAAACPVFREIGERLMVLEQLDKVAER; this comes from the coding sequence ATGACGTCACCAAAAAAACGGAGCAAAATTGTAGAGATTGTGGTGCTGCTGGTGTGGGGCGGACTGGTGTACCGGCTTATTGGGGTACAAATTGTCCGCTGGCGTTTTTATGAACGGGAGGCGAGCCGACTGCATTTTAGCCGGGTTGAGTTGTTGGGAGAACGAGGAAAAATTTACGACCGCAAAGGGAGGCTCTTGACTCTTAACCGTTCAACCTGTTCTATCAGGGTGCTTCCCCAATGGGTGCGGGATAAGGATACGCTGGCTCAGATTTTTGCGGAATTCGGATTAGGGACCTATTCGGAAAATCGTCGTTTGTTAGATGAGCATAAGCGGTTGTTCTGGTTTCGACGGCGCGTTGATTTTGCGCTCGGCGATTCGTTACGTTCGGTTCTGGTACGGCGTCGATTCCGCAATGCGGTACTGGTTGAAAACGACTATCAACGGGTTTACCCCTATGGTGAAGTGTGCGCCGATGTGGTGGGGTTTGTTGGAGCGGAGGGCGGGCTTGCGGGTATCGAATGGGAGTTTGAACGGGTTTTAAGAGGAGAACCGGGCTGGATTATGATGCAGAAGGATGCACTGGGCTTTGCCTATCCTTCGCCCGGTTATCCAAGAAAGGAGCCAAAACCGGGTAAGGACATTCATTTGACAATTGATGCAGACATGCAGGAGATTTGTTACCGGGTGCTAGAGAAGGGGGTGATTCAAACCGGGGCAAAGCAGGGTTCGGTGGTCGTGCTTGATGCCCGAACCGGTGCCATTCGGGCGATGGTTGATTATCCGGGATACAACCCCAATAAGTTTAGCGATTTCTCGAAAAATTTGTATAAAGCCATAGCAGTTGCCGACCAGTTTGAACCAGGTTCCAGTTTTAAGATTGTAATAGGTGCAGCGGCGCTGGAAGATTCCCATCCGGAGCGGTTTACAAATCGGGTTTACGATGTGTCAAGTGGTTATATTGAGATTGGCAAGAAGAAAATCAAGGATGTCCATCCCAATGGTGTGCTTTCTTTTGACAGCGTGTTTATCAATTCTTCTAACCCGGCGTGTGCATTGATGTCATTTGAAATTGACCCGGAGTTGTTCTATTCTGTGGCGCGGCGCTTGGGTTTCGGGGAGAAGGTGGGAATTGGCTTACCGGATGAGGCTTCAGGACAGCTCGATAGCCCACGACGTTTACGGAGCCGATTACGACTGGCGACGATTTCTTTTGGACAGGGGGTGACGGTGACGCTTCTGCAGATGGCAGCGGCATATCTTTGCATTGCCAATGACGGGTTATATCTTAAACCTTATTTGATTGAAGGGCTGGCAAACGGGTTTGCTGGCAAAAAGGACGGTGGCGGCATGGCAATTCGTCAGGCATTGAAAAGGTCAACGGCAAAGAGGATGAAGGATATTCTTGAACGGGTAGTAACTAATGGCACTGGAAAACTCGCTGCGATTCCCGGCGTTGCGGTTTGTGGAAAGACAGGGACCGCGCAGAAGGTCGAGCCCTGGGGTGGGTATTCTAACACCCGTTCTTTGATGAGTTTTGTTGGTTTTTTCCCGAAAGACAATCCGCAATTTGTGATTGCGGTGATGATCGATGAACCCAAAACAGTAAGGTTTGCAGCAGCGGCGGCGTGTCCGGTTTTTAGGGAGATTGGGGAGCGGCTCATGGTATTGGAGCAATTGGATAAAGTTGCCGAGCGATGA